In Camelina sativa cultivar DH55 chromosome 17, Cs, whole genome shotgun sequence, the genomic stretch GAACCACGTTAACCCGCGAACCGGCAACATGTCCGGGTTGggttaatatcaaaacccaaaagaaattgaaccggtaaaaaaccatatcaacccgccaaaaaaccaaaaaccggtgaaccattaaaccggataaaaccgggttctactttttttttgaaaaaatgagtgcaattaatttaattaattaccttttctagttttcttctaaGCAAATTAGCAATAGTAGGGTTTCTTAGAGAATGTAGATTAAATGTTCTACActcttattctcttattgtttgaatttctaaaatattttattagtactGGTTACACTTTGAGTTTGTTACACTTtgagtttattactttttaaggttttttaaaaacattatgattattgaagtattttatttggcatatccaattatatcatagttataatcattgaaaaaaaatagaaaacctattcatacctattatttataaaagtatcatcaaaatcaattgaacccGGTCGACCCCGGTCGAACCATGTTGACTCATGACCCAGAAGCTTTTCCGGTTCAGttaccggtccggttttaaaaacattgtcttCAAGTGTTCTTTTGCTGACGTGTCACCTTGTAAACGAAAGaaacgttttatttttttcatttcattcgaatattaataaccattatattattaaatagtattaaacattcttaaattatttattaaacattaatttatgtatttattaaacatttttaaatttctataagaatattatattattaaatcttaagatcttatacATGTTTTCCCAATAACTACcttcttaacaaaagttcttaagaactgatcttacattatttttacaatatttctcCTCTAACAACACCCTTACTTGATCTCCTATAAACATGCCCTTACAATTTGTTCTAATCTATATTTAGGTTAGGTTAGCCATCGTAGTTAGTGACTATAGAGTATAGACGATAGCAACCTTTTTGGAAGTAGACTGATTCCAAACGCCAATTtggataaatatatatattgactttgaccaaaccaaaacagattctctataagaaatcaaaactaattaacTCACCTACTGATTAGGCACGTGGTTCATGTTCCAACAAAAACGCACCGTTTCACCTGTCAAACTCCCCCAATCTCTCTCTGAGCATTTTATAAACTTAaagactctttctctcttttggaatccaaaatcttttgtttttccgaCAATGGCGGCTACTACATTGTACAAGTCTTGTCTGCTTCAACCCAAGTCCGGTTCCACCACTCGCCGATTAAACCCTTCCCTCTTCAACCCTCTTCCGAATCCGACGagtaagtctctctctctctctcgctcggGATAGATGCGTTCCTTATTCGAATCAAAAAAGGCttcgaatttttttattaaatctgttttgtttcctctgttttaggAGTTTCGGTTTTGGGGAAGAGTCGTAGAGATGTCTTTGCGAAAGCTTCGATTGAAATGGCGGCATCGAACTCCACCACACCTTCCGCTGTTGTCAATACCTCTAAGCAGAATGGTCCTATCATTGTCATTGATAATTACGACAGCTTCACTTACAATCTCTGCCAGGTTTCATTTCCAGACTCAATTTTAtagtgttttggttttttggtcAACCAATCAATTCTATAGGAATGTATTCAAGTATGCATGTTGATTTGATTGTTAGAACTTAGAATCTCATTATTTCACAATACAATCTAATTTGGACATGCTAGTAGAATAGACAATGATGTAATGTAAACTCTCTTTTGTTATGTGATCAATTGTTCGCTGCCTAGAGTCTTGGTCTTTTTAAGTAGAATCTTTTAATCCTGTTCAAAGTTTGAATTGGTGATTGTGTGAGTTGCTTTTGTTGACCTTTTGATTTGGTTATTCGTTGTTTAAAATATCACATAACACACGTAGATCCCAAATATACAGTTTGGTTTTCATGTCTTAGTTCTAGTTCTCTTGATGTGGTGTCTTCTGCTTTAgcacaaacaaaattttgaattgtatCGTTTTATTGTAGTATATGGGAGAGCTAGGATGCCATTTTGAAGTTTACCGCAATGATGAACTTACAGTAGAGGAGCTTAAAAGGTAAGAAGAGGGAAACTATATATGTGTTCTGTTGTTTAAAACGTAATCTGGCTAGTCCAATTGGTGTTGATTCCTATATTATGTCTCTCCCTCTTTGCAGTAAAAATCCCAGAGGGATATTGATTTCTCCTGGGCCTGGTAAGTTTTTTGGCCTCTGAAATTCTTTTATGACTATCTTTCTGAAATGCTGGAGAAAGAAGTTAACACTTTTCTTAAATTTGATAGGTGCCCCTCAAGACTCTGGGATTTCCTTGCAAACTGTTTTGGAACTCGGACCTCGTGTTCCTTTATTTGGAGTCTGTATGGGTTTGCAGTGTATAGGAGAAGCATTTGGAGGTTAGTTGCATATAAAGAAGACATCTTAAACATGGTTTTATTCTTTGTATGTTATGTATCcacaacatttttgtttgaactTTTATCAGGAAAGATTGTGCGGTCACCGTTTGGTGTTATGCATGGGAAAAGCTCAATGGTTCACTATGatgagaaaggagaagaaggctTGTTCTCTGGATTATCCAAGTAATGAATCAGATTATTTTCTGTGTTGTATCATGAAACAGTTATCATAAGTCTGTTTAAATGTGTAGTAAAACAAATCTTGTTGGTCTGTTGTTTCCAGCCCTTTCCTTGTAGGTAGATATCACAGCCTCGTGATCGAAAAAGATACATTTCCCAGTGATGAACTTGAGGTGACTGCACGGACAGAAGATGGTCTGGTTATGGCTGCCCGTCACAGGAAGTACAAGCATATACAGGTAAAACCCACTCAAATGTTGTCATGTATCTCTTCTTGCCTCCTCCATTTCAAAGCAGAACTCTTGAagtcttttaaaaattgtcCACAGGGAGTTCAATTTCATCCGGAGAGTATTATAACAACCGAAGGCAAGACAATTGTCCGCAATTTCATCAAACTCGTAGAGAAAAAGGAATCTGAGAAGCTGACATAGACTTAGCCTGAATGAGGAAATCAGCAGCTGTTCGAATTAGTGCCTCCCCTGTAATAAATGTTTGCCAATGGAAAATGTTCCTACAAGCTTGGTCATGCATCCTCCCATTGTTTCTatcataaatattagatttgttCCTCCactttttacttaatttgtgaaatttaaaagagaaaactatGGTGATTCACGCATGCATGCATAGTGAAAACAAAATGGCCACGGGCCTTTCAGTTTTAGTAGTACCTAATTTCACTTCAGGACGGACCTGAAAAGGCTCGATAGTATTGATATGATACACTGGTGTTGGAAGCATAACACACATGAGATAAAGATCAGAGATCACTTTCGTATTATCATACTAACTGGATTCCCTTTCAAGTAAACGCAGAAACATACATTTTAAGTTTGTTTAACCCCAAAATTGGTCTGAcaatatatacttcaaaaaCCATGTCATGCTTTGCTTGGGGATGGTGCAATACTGCAATATAATTCAAAGTTGTGgtatatataaagtaatatCGCAAGTGAGAAAGTGGGTAGAACGATAAATTGACTACCAGACGACAAtgcaagaaagcaaaaaaaaggttACTTCACCAAGAAACTTCAACCATGGTCTATGACAAGAACAAGGACGAATGAAATAGGGTAGATTAATAGAAAGCTGAAATCGTTTAACTTACTTAGCTGATAAAATAGAAACGAAACTGAGAAGTAGCAGTCTTGAGATATGAAAGAAACAGGAAACTAAACacatctctctttccttttgaGCAGTTAATTAGTTGAGTTGCACCAAACTGGGAAGGTAAGAAGAAGAGCACACAACCGGGGGACAATATAGACTCGCAAAACAAGGCCCTGATGAGGACTGACAAGGTTCCCCGCGATTGGGAGCGACTCCAAGAGTCACAGGTTTGAAGTATCCGTCTTGTCCACTGATAAAAGCTGTGTGGTAACGAACTCTCTCGGGTAGGGTGGGTAGGGTGGTTAGGTATCCGTCTATGTCAAACACCACAGCGACTTTCTGttcctcgtcaatgaagaaggTGCCCCCACCCATCTCATGGTTAAACAGTTCACCAGTGAGGTCGACCGGTCTCATATTCACTTGCAAAAACTTGCTCCAGGACACAGAGTTGGGCTCGATCTTGGTAGTAACCCAAAACTCAACTGTGCTAATCTTATCACAATAATAAACACCCTCATTATGATAGAGCACCACGAGCTGCTCGTCTCTAACGCTAGAGAAAGTGACAGTCTCGTCGATACCAGAGTGAAACGGAAGAGGCAGAGGCGGACCAAATGTCTCTGTTGTGATATCAAAACAGATCAAGAAATCTTCAAGATCCGTTATCTCTCCATCTTCATTAGGTTCAATATACTGCCGATTCTCTTGAGCAAAAAAGTAGGCATTTCC encodes the following:
- the LOC104756988 gene encoding anthranilate synthase beta subunit 1, chloroplastic, encoding MAATTLYKSCLLQPKSGSTTRRLNPSLFNPLPNPTRVSVLGKSRRDVFAKASIEMAASNSTTPSAVVNTSKQNGPIIVIDNYDSFTYNLCQYMGELGCHFEVYRNDELTVEELKSKNPRGILISPGPGAPQDSGISLQTVLELGPRVPLFGVCMGLQCIGEAFGGKIVRSPFGVMHGKSSMVHYDEKGEEGLFSGLSNPFLVGRYHSLVIEKDTFPSDELEVTARTEDGLVMAARHRKYKHIQGVQFHPESIITTEGKTIVRNFIKLVEKKESEKLT